The segment ACGTAATTGGATGGTGTGATGACATGAAACATGAGACTAGCTGTTTCACTGTTTGCAAAGGCCTGACATCAACCACAagatatatgcatgtgtgtagcATATTTACGGCAATGTGACCTAACAGTCAAACCTCATGGCCTCAGAAATGTTAATCATTCAACACAAAATGACGTAGATACCTGCAGTAACATACTTCCACCAGATTTGATCTTAGACATGAGCAATGACACGTTTGAACAGCCCATCACACAGAAATGGTGTCGAACACAAGCCATCAGAGCTGCTCTGATTACTGCTGGAGAGCAAACATTTGTTTGGCTGGTCTGTACAAGCATAGATAGCCTTCAGCTGAATTGACAGGGCCCTCTAAATTGTGTCTATGACGCCTGGTTCATCGCGTCAAAACCATTAAGAGGGAGACTGGGTGTAATGATAATGTATTGATCAGATAGTGATGGATGGTCATGGTGGAAATATAAGTTAAGTTCTCAGTGGGGCTGAGGAACAGTTTGGACCTGGCCACCTAAACACAGACACCATGCTTTCTGTAGCTCTGCTTTATTTTGTAGCTGTGATTTGTTCTGCAACAAGGACACATCCTCTGCCCCTGTATCCAGACTCCAACTTGGAGCCTCAAGCAGGTATGactgttaattatttttcaatttttttttagattgatgCTATTCCAAGTCTTCAAATTGACCACTTTTTGTAATGAATACTATGATTTTTATTGTGCACAGTTTTCCTCTCAAATTCCTTTTGTAATTACTTATGaagaaaaaatggtttaatcTAAACAGATTTGATTCAGAAATTAGTGTCAGAAGTGGAGGATGGAGGCAATGCTGACGAAGGGGAGCAGAGAGAGGTGAATGACCTGTATCCTCTATTGATGCAGCAGAGAGAGACAGGGAGAGACCCCTGGAATCAAGGTAAAAACcttaaaacacaacattttaaaatctgcacTACGTAGACGAGTTGGAAATGATGGTGAAAATAACAATGTTTCAAATTTGATCTTCAGGGACAAAAGATGCAGCACGACAGGACAAGTTTGCAAATATGGTAAGATCAATAATAAATGGATCTgctcataataaaaaaaataaaaaataaagaaacacagcACTATATGATTAGTACAGAATTCCAAGTGAAATCCCAGGTTTTTCActctaaaacagaaataaggacaaagaaatatttaaacagcCAAAATAAGCATGATAAcacaacacataaataaaatgtgccaCTATGAGAGAGTGCTTAACTGCATAGAAGTAAAGTTTGTAAATTAGAAGATGTCACTGAGATAGCAAGACTTGAAATAGGAAAGCTTCTAGATGCATGTCTTTAATATGAAGAGAATTGGTTGCAGACTTTTATTGCACGATCCGAGGTTGAGTCCAGGAGCATTTGAGCACagaagtaacaaaaaaaaagcttaaatgctttaaaagtaagaaccttaaaatcagcaGAAAACAAATGCAGAAGCTGAATGGGGGTGGTATTCCGGTTAAACCTGTCAGTATGCAATTATTTTCACTGTGTTGCTTGTCTTTAGGTCGAGGACCTCAAAGAAGTTGTCCTGAAGCTGGCAGCAGCCGACAAGCTTCGTTCTCACGGTTTTCTCAGATCAGAGCAGAAtctcccaaaaacaaacaaaagaggtGAGACACTGATTATTCTCTGTACAGCATATTGCAGGCGTTTATGGTCATTTATTGCTGAGTTATTCTGGTTAAAAAGAATGTGGCgactttttgcttttctttcttattttgttgATAAAGAAATTTCTGAATGTATGACATTTGCTTTAGATTGTAAGCTGCAATATCAGCTTCATCCCCTCATGTGTCATTTATAACAATTTATAAAACTGTagtaaacaatgtaatataaCTGTTAGATATTAATATTACATTCATACTAGTGTGCTGCAGCTATGCAACAGATATTACTGCTCATGTAAACACAATATATTATTGAAACAGTGTATTATCATGTAACAATTTATTATACCTTTATAGTACACATGCTTCCATTTATTGTAGttatatatgtaaaatattcaagcatttttaagacacacacacacacacacacacacagatatgtatgtatacatatatatatatatatatatatttatatattatttatcagGGTGAGACATAATATATATGTCCCCCAACGACCCTGAATTTGACTAaatggtatagaaaatgaataaatgaagtaaTGAAGGTCTGATTGGGTTACAAGACTGTGCAACATTAAACAGAGGAAACTTATAAATATAGACACAGCCTGAAAATATTCTGGAATAATAACAGGTTAAAGGATTTCAAAGGACTACTGTAACCGGTGTTAATGTTACTTTCTCTGATTTCTCGGATGACAGCTTGCTTCTGGAAGTACTGTGTGACCAACTAGAGCACAGTGGAAGGGCTTTGGTGCGGCTCGAGCGTTGGAACCCTTTCCATCATCATCCTTGTTTCCAATCAAATGGTTTATTCATCATCCATTCTCgatcaaaagaaaatatattttttaaactgtaaaactgtCTTTTTTGTGACTGAAAATAAACTTGAATATCACAAAAGATGCTTATGTGAATTGGTTTTACATTTTGATGTTAGCTGTAGGAGCCTAAAAGAATGGCAGAATTCAGGATCGTGGCAACACACACGATGGACAAgtgtgatattttttattagcGTGTTAGTGAAAATGTTGAGTCATATCAAACTACTGCATGGAGAAACATACAGGCGTGTGTTACATATTAAGCACATAAATTAACTGTTTCTGCAGCATCTGCTCACACTAACAAAACCATACAAATTTCAGCACAGGTGTTTTGATTgtaaaaagcatgaaaaaatatatttatttacactaTTAACAAATGCTTTGCTAAATCATAACTGACAGTCAATTGCACATTTGGCCTTTCTTTATCTCTGAATGACTGGAAATAATCAGTCAACACATGCTACCAATAATCATGCATCATATGGTTTCAGCTCAAGGTTTTTAAGGTGAAATAGAGTTTGGCTCAATGCCACAGTTTGTTCTTATGGTAATAGCATTCTCCACAGGAACATCATCCCCAGATGCACTTACATGTAATAAACCAGGATTTTAACAAGGaaaaaatcaaaactttatttattcttgttggCCACACCGAAGTATGCCTTCTCAATCTCGATGTCGGCTGGACACGTCTGTTTGAACTCCTCTCTTTCGTAAGCGTTTTGAAGGTATCTCCAAACACCTGTGAAGTGAGCGGGAATGTCAAAGCTGCAGTACTTCTTGGCAGCcacctaaaataaaataaaaaggatgaaTAAGAAAATTTGCAAAGAACAGATGAGGGGGAACTCAGGTGATTCAGAGGTGCATGAAAGTTTGTAAACCAgaactttttataaaaaaaatgtgtttacataTCATAGACAAAGAGAAGCCATTTAAACAAATGATCGGGTAGatggttattatttatttattttgaataactAATGATCATTGTTAAGTAAAACTACTTATTAAATTGGAGGATTTTAAAGAAttgaaaaaatttttttttgtaaaataacttTTGTAATTGGGCTGTTTTTCTTGCTGCATGGCCAACTTTCTATTATGAtccaattaataaaaacatacaccTCACACTATCATGTGGATGCAGGTCGCAACCCAGtgaccctgcactggaataagtgGGTCTATACAATGGGTGAAGGGATGAATCAGGTGGATTTGATGTTGGAATGTTTGCTGGTCGCCCCACTTATGGGGACAGTAATAAAGGTATAGGTATCTTCATTTGTGTATAATCTGCTTAACTTTGACTCTTCACAAATGCTTAATCACTTTTTAACCGCTCTGAGGATCTCTCTGAGGGGCATCAACGACCCTTTCTGAGGtcttaagaaacaataacacAACTGTCTCACCCTGATAACATGAAGCTTGGGCAGCAGGTTGCAGTCTGCTAAGGTGAGACGGTTTCCATCCAGAAACTTCCTTTTGGAGATGGTGATGGTTTCTGTTGAGTTGTGGTCAATCTCCTCAGGGAGCGGGGAGTTTAAATAGTTATCCAGACGCTTAAACTCTCGCAGCAGGTTTTTCTCCTGCACTGGAAAaccacacatacaaaaacacatttagttttCTGTTAGTAATTGCTTGTATTGTAATGTGAATACCTTTATTGATTAAGAGTGCTTTCATCTAGATGCATCAAgctgttaattattattatttttttagttttatttctttatttttaatctatttattcaATTATGTATCAATctgtttatctattttatttagattttatttattttaagtgtttactgGCACTTGATAGGCCAACATTGTAAATAAGAATGTGttcttaatgttttgttttaaaataaagattaaactaaataaataaaattagaaagtAAAGCTGTCCAATGTATCTCAAGACACCAAACCTACAGGCATTGTTGGGGCTGTTCTTGATAAAGGCCGAGAACTTGGCAAAAATGTCAGCACCCACGTCAAAAGACTCTTTGTTTAGTGGGCTGAGATGAGGATACCTGTAGGGAACAGAAGAAAGGAGTTATGAGAGTACACTTTGTCCAAAGAGAATAAACCATCATCAagctttaatgtatttgtgtaaTGATTAAATGCAACAATACCTGGGAGGAGCCAATGTTTGCTCAAGAAACTCCTCGATTTTGATAAAGTCTGTTTTCAGGGTGCCGTTGTAGAGGAGGAAAGGAGGGTTAGTCCCAGGGGCCAGGTCTTTGAGCTCAGCTGGCTTCCTGGGGAGGACACCGATAGATGAAGAGAAATTAAATATGTGGTGGGGGAAATTTTATGCTGTTATCAAACATGTCAAAACTAAGAATTAAGTACTCATTGAGCCTGTCAGAATCAAATGTGGCACTCAGGATTAATGATCCTCCTACAGGCTGTTAGTTTACGCAGCTTTGGGAGTAGAAGTCTGTTTCAAAggcctgtttttgtgtgttatgaATGACTCATTTACCAGCATCCTTTCAAAGTTTACATGTTATTATGACCCTGAGAAATTCACACAATAAAGCCTAAATTAAAGAAGGTGTTTGTTTGAAAGTGACAGAAAGCTCTTTGTATGTGTTGGTTTTATAGTATCCTCCCTTATACCTCTGCAGGAAGAGTTAGCAATGCGCCTATTGACTGCTAAGAAATGGGTTGGAttactgaatgtttttttcctcaatttGTAACTGGCTTGCTTCTAAATAGAGTTGGGTGTGAAAGCCCCCACGACCAGATGCTCAGGAAGTGTTGCTTTTGCCACACGAGGGGTAGTGCTTACTTCCTCATATCAACAGTGGTCACTGTGAACCTGACTCCTTTCAGCCACAGCACCATGAAGAGCCTCTGGCAGAAAGGACAGTTCCCGACATTCTCACCATCATGTCCAGCCTGAAAAACATAAACGATAGCAGAAATGTAGTGTTATGTTGCCTTTTATCTCATGAACCATATCCCTTCCATGTCTTTTCCTGATTAAAAGACGGGTTTGGAAGTGAAAGGAGTCTCTGGGATTTTAAAAGGCTATTTCCTCTATGGAGGGGAAATGCAGGCATTGCGTTGTAGTGGAAAATAGATGCTAACATCCAGACTCCTCCTTCAGCCATCTCACAGCATGTTCTTGTGAAAGCCCCTTGTGTCACCCATTTGTTAACAGGAAAGGGGGGTGTGTGACCTTTTGAAAAATTATATGGCTTTTTGCCAAAATTTACACAAGAATTACACAGCTCTATAGctgcttagcttagcttagcacaaaAATTAGAAACATATGGAAAGAGCTAGCCTGGCTGAATCTGAAGGGATTAATGTTCCTGACGTCATTGCTAATGACTTACatcttgtattatttttttttttagttcaaaaTTCAAAAAGGGATATGTTTTTTGGGTGGCAGAATAggtacttttatttaaattttccatcattttttgACCTTGTTTTGTGTATCAGAAACTCGACCTCTGCCCTAGTTCcataacaaaaacatgtttgcacACAACTCATGTTAGAAGATAAAATTCAGACATCTCTGTGTGAGAAATTTTGCTCGTGACTCTTTTTGATGACCGTTTCTGAATGTGTGTATGAGAAAAGTGGGTGTGCCAGGTTC is part of the Melanotaenia boesemani isolate fMelBoe1 chromosome 7, fMelBoe1.pri, whole genome shotgun sequence genome and harbors:
- the clic2 gene encoding chloride intracellular channel protein 2 gives rise to the protein MALRQNSDKEPSIELFIKAGHDGENVGNCPFCQRLFMVLWLKGVRFTVTTVDMRKKPAELKDLAPGTNPPFLLYNGTLKTDFIKIEEFLEQTLAPPRYPHLSPLNKESFDVGADIFAKFSAFIKNSPNNALQEKNLLREFKRLDNYLNSPLPEEIDHNSTETITISKRKFLDGNRLTLADCNLLPKLHVIRVAAKKYCSFDIPAHFTGVWRYLQNAYEREEFKQTCPADIEIEKAYFGVANKNK
- the urp1 gene encoding urotensin-related peptide 1, translating into MLSVALLYFVAVICSATRTHPLPLYPDSNLEPQADLIQKLVSEVEDGGNADEGEQREVNDLYPLLMQQGTKDAARQDKFANMVEDLKEVVLKLAAADKLRSHGFLRSEQNLPKTNKRACFWKYCVTN